One stretch of Equus caballus isolate H_3958 breed thoroughbred chromosome 24, TB-T2T, whole genome shotgun sequence DNA includes these proteins:
- the PAPLN gene encoding papilin isoform X12, translating into MRLLLFVPLLLAPAPGSSAPQLRQQSDTWGLWGNWSPCSRTCGGGVSFRERPCYSQRGDGGSSCVGPARNHRSCRTESCPEGARDFRAEQCAEFDGREFQGRRYRWLPYYRAPNKCELNCIPEGESFYYKHKEAVVDGTPCEPGKRDVCVEGSCRVVGCDYNLDSSKQEDKCLQCGGDGTTCYPVTGTFEANDLSRGYNQILIVPTGATSVLIEEAAASRNFLAVKNIRGQYYLNGHWTVEGARALPVASTFLHYERGAEGDLAPERLHARGPTSEPLVIELISQEPNPGVRYEYYLPWGAPRPGFSWSHGSWSDCSAECDGGHQSRLVFCTFDNEAYPDHMCQHQLRPADRRPCSPHPCPQTKRWKTGPWAPCSASCGGGSQSRSVYCVSSSGAGVQEAAEEAAEEAECAGLPGKPPATQACNLQRCAAWSAGPWGECSVSCGAGVRRRSVTCQGDEGSLLHATACSLEDQPPLTEPCLHDDCPPINDQAWHVGAWGLCSKSCSSGMRRRQVLCTKGPPGYCRSLQLSKPMDVEPCNTQPCHLPPEVPSTQDMHSSPRDSWMSLGPWEAPTSESRNQWWAPQERPSAQGNPRRDPDPHLPALGLAPSLQPSPHRQPLRSGLGPRDCRHSPYGCCPDGHTASLGPEWQGCPGASCQQSRYGCCPDGMSVAEGPHQAGCARSYGGDARNRLGSRAVASTVPKAHWPQAQQNEPSECRGSQFGCCYDNVASAAGPLGEGCVGQPSYAYPVRCLLPSAHGSCTDWAAHWYFIASVGQCNRFWYGGCHGNANNFVSEEECMSSCRRPQLGPHRPEPGASGQSTHRDGGGSSPGGQQEANQHRMEATVQRKPFPSGGRRWQDRQPGQEEAHHTQAFGERPWGQELGPSAPRQGGDAGRPAPPSQSSSYRITLAGSELSPVQVALGQLVRLFCPDDPSLDSQAWWQKDGGPISSDRHKLQPDGSLVISPLRAEDAGTYSCGGTRPGADSQKIQLQITGGDMAVLSEAELRHFPQTRDPAQGRSPQDSSLGGDAEGLGATSSSHPWPTTRLHLDRNQPGVVDAHPGQQIRLICRAEGFPPPAIEWQRDGQPLSSPRHQLQPDGSLVIRHVAVEDGGFYACVAFNGQDRDQRWVRLRVLGELTITGLPSTVTVPEGDTARLLCVVAGENVNIRWSRNGLPVWADGHRVHQSPDGTLLIHNLRARDEGSYTCSAYRGSQAVSRSTEVKVVPPALAAQPRDPSRECIDQPELANCDLILQAQLCGNEYYSSFCCASCSRFQPHAQPIWQQG; encoded by the exons CCCCAAACAAGTGTGAACTGAACTGCATTCCCGAGGGGGAGAGCTTCTACTACAAACACAAGGAGGCCGTGGTAGACGGGACGCCCTGTGAGCCGGGCAAACGGGACGTCTGTGTGGAGGGCAGCTGCCGG GTTGTTGGCTGTGACTACAACCTAGACTCGTCCAAGCAGGAGGACAAGTGTCTGCAGTGTGGGGGTGACGGCACGACCTGCTACCCTGTCACAGGCACCTTTGAGGCCAATGACCTCAGCAGAG GCTACAACCAGATCCTCATAGTTCCCACGGGGGCCACCAGTGTCCTCATTGAGGAGGCAGCTGCCAGCAGGAATTTCCTGG CGGTGAAGAACATCCGTGGACAGTACTACCTCAACGGGCACTGGACGGTCGAAGGTGCACGGGCCCTGCCAGTGGCCAGCACCTTCCTGCACTACGAGCGGGGCGCCGAGGGGGACCTGGCGCCTGAGCGGCTGCACGCGCGCGGTCCCACCTCAGAGCCCCTGGTCATTGAG CTCATCAGCCAAGAGCCCAACCCTGGTGTGCGCTACGAGTACTACCTGCCCTggggcgccccccggcccggcttCAGCTGGAGCCACGGCTCCTGGAGCGACTGCAGCGCTGAGTGTGATGGAG GTCACCAGTCCCGCCTGGTCTTCTGCACCTTCGACAACGAGGCCTACCCTGACCACATGTGCCAGCACCAGCTGCGGCCGGCTGACCGCCGCCCCTGCAGCCCTCACCCTTGCCCGCAGACCAAGCG CTGGAAGACGGGGCCCTGGGCGCCCTGCTCAGCCTCTTGCGGAGGCGGCTCCCAGTCCCGTTCTGTCTACTGCGTCTCGTCCAGTGGGGCCGGTGTCCAGGAGGCTGCCGAGGAGGCTGCCGAGGAGGCTGAGTGCGCAGGCCTGCCTGGGAAGCCCCCTGCCACGCAGGCTTGCAATCTGCAGCGCTGTGCAGCCTGGAGTGCGGGGCCCTGGGGAGAG TGCTCTGTCAGCTGCGGTGCAGGGGTCCGGAGGCGGAGCGTCACTTGCCAGGGTGACGAGGGGTCTCTGCTCCATGCCACAGCATGCTCCTTGGAGGACCAGCCCCCACTCACTGAGCCCTGTTTGCATGACGACTGTCCCCCCATCAACGACCAGGCCTGGCACGTAGGCGCCTGGGGTCTC TGCTCCAAGAGTTGCAGCTCGGGCATGCGGAGGCGTCAAGTCCTCTGTACCAAGGGGCCGCCTGGCTACTGCAGGAGCCTGCAGCTGTCCAAGCCCATGGACGTGGAGCCCTGCAACACGCAGCCCTGTCATCTTCCTCCGG AAGTCCCCAGCACGCAGGACATGCACAGCAGCCCCAGGGACTCCTGGATGTCTTTGGGCCCTTGGGAGGCCCCCACCTCAG AATCGAGAAACCAGTGGTGGGCACCCCAGGAGCGACCCTCAGCCCAGGGTAACCCCAGAAGAGATCCagacccccacctcccagccctgggcttaGCCCCCTCCCTGCAGCCATCCCCACACCGGCAGCCCCTGCGGTCTGGCCTGGGGCCCCGTGACTGCAGACACAGCCCCTACGGGTGCTGCCCTGATGGCCACACTGCATCTCTTGGGCCAGAGTGGCAAGGCTGCCCTGGGGCCTCTTGTCAGCAGAGCAG GTACGGGTGCTGCCCTGACGGGATGTCTGTGGCTGAGGGGCCCCATCAGGCTGGCTGTGCAAGGTCTTACGGCGGTGATGCCAGGAACAGGCTGGGGTCAAGAGCAGTGGCTTCCACA GTCCCCAAGGCCCACTGGCCCCAGGCCCAGCAGAATGAGCCTAGTGAGTGCCGGGGCTCCCAGTTTGGCTGTTGCTATGACAACGTGGCCTCGGCAGCTGGCCCGCTTGGGGAAGGCTGTGTGGGCCAGCCCAGCTATG CATACCCCGTGCGGTGCCTCCTGCCCAGCGCCCATGGCTCCTGCACAGACTGGGCTGCCCACTGGTACTTCATTGCTTCCGTGGGCCAGTGTAACCGCTTCTGGTATGGTGGCTGCCATGGCAATGCCAATAACTTTGTCTCGGAGGAGGAGTGCATGAGCAGCTGCCGGAGGCCCCAGCTTGGGCCTCACCGACCTGAGCCTGGAGCCTCTGGCCAGAGCACCCACAGAGATGGTGGTGGCAGCAGTCCTGGAGGTCAGCAGGAAGCCAACCAGCACAGGATGGAGGCCACAGTCCAGAGAAAGCCCTTCCCTTCTGGTGGCCGCCGGTGGCAAGACAGACagcctgggcaggaggaggcccACCACACCCAGGCCTTTGGAGAACGACCCTGGGGCCAGGAGCTTGGGCCCAGTGCCCCTAGGCAGGGCGGAGATGCCGGGCGGCCAGCGCCCCCCTCCCAGAGCTCCTCATACAG GATTACCTTGGCAGGCTCGGAGCTCTCCCCGGTGCAGGTGGCCCTGGGGCAGTTGGTACGGCTCTTCTGCCCAGATGACCCCTCCCTGGATTCCCAGGCCTGGTGGCAGAAAGATGGGGGACCCATCTCCTCTGACAG GCACAAGCTGCAGCCTGATGGCTCCCTGGTCATCAGCCCTCTGCGGGCAGAGGATGCTGGCACCTACAGCTGTGGCGGGACCAGGCCAGGCGCTGACTCTCAGAAGATCCAGCTTCAAATCACAG GGGGTGACATGGCTGTGCTGTCTGAGGCTGAGCTGAGGCACTTCCCTCAGACCAGGGACCCAGCCCAGGGCCGCAGTCCTCAGGACTCCAGCCTAGGGGGGGATGCTGAGGGCCTGGGGGCCACTTCCTCCTCACACCCATGGCCCACAACCAG GCTGCATCTGGACCGGAACCAGCCTGGGGTGGTGGATGCCCATCCAGGCCAGCAGATCCGGTTGATTTGCCGTGCTGAGGGCTTCCCACCCCCAGCCATCGAGTGGCAGAGAGATGGGCAGCCCCTCTCTTCTCCCAG ACACCAGCTGCAACCTGATGGCTCTCTGGTTATCCGCCACGTAGCCGTGGAAGATGGTGGCTTCTATGCCTGTGTTGCTTTCAACGGGCAGGACCGAGACCAGCGATGGGTCCGGCTCAGAGTTCTGG GGGAGCTGACAATCACAGGGCTGCCCTCTACTGTGACAGTGCCGGAGGGTGACACAGCAAGGCTGCTGTGTGTGGTGGCAGGAGAAAATGTGAACATCAGATGGTCCAG GAATGGGCTGCCGGTATGGGCTGATGGCCACCGTGTCCACCAGTCCCCCGATGGCACACTGCTGATCCACAACCTGCGGGCCAGGGATGAGGGCTCCTACACGTGCAGTGCCTACCGTGGAAGCCAGGCAGTCAGCCGCAGTACCGAGGTGAAGGTGGTCCCGCCGG CACTGGCCGCCCAGCCGAGGGACCCTAGCAGGGAGTGCATCGACCAGCCGGAGCTGGCCAACTGTGATTTGATCCTGCAGGCCCAGCTCTGTGGCAATGAATATTACTCCAGCTTCTGCTGTGCCAGCTGTTCCCGTTTCCAGCCTCATGCCCAGCCCATCTGGCAGCAGGGATGA
- the PAPLN gene encoding papilin isoform X5 yields MRLLLFVPLLLAPAPGSSAPQLRQQSDTWGLWGNWSPCSRTCGGGVSFRERPCYSQRGDGGSSCVGPARNHRSCRTESCPEGARDFRAEQCAEFDGREFQGRRYRWLPYYRAPNKCELNCIPEGESFYYKHKEAVVDGTPCEPGKRDVCVEGSCRVVGCDYNLDSSKQEDKCLQCGGDGTTCYPVTGTFEANDLSRGHASGWRPNPFPGAHGPRWLGPTYPVSSHTAATWMPFLALPPLSPPPPSHFGCPSLPLTLTFVKLFPPSGTLFPKQPSPPCVLLAWPFPDPLCAAGHLASSGSSFLWLGWSQSISAPSGYNQILIVPTGATSVLIEEAAASRNFLAVKNIRGQYYLNGHWTVEGARALPVASTFLHYERGAEGDLAPERLHARGPTSEPLVIELISQEPNPGVRYEYYLPWGAPRPGFSWSHGSWSDCSAECDGGHQSRLVFCTFDNEAYPDHMCQHQLRPADRRPCSPHPCPQTKRTSYLYQPRAWCLAEAQRVCGNSWKTGPWAPCSASCGGGSQSRSVYCVSSSGAGVQEAAEEAAEEAECAGLPGKPPATQACNLQRCAAWSAGPWGECSVSCGAGVRRRSVTCQGDEGSLLHATACSLEDQPPLTEPCLHDDCPPINDQAWHVGAWGLVSTGCPPHTCCQSWSLGSLTVLQELQLGHAEASSPLYQGAAWLLQEPAAVQAHGRGALQHAALSSSSGSPQHAGHAQQPQGLLDVFGPLGGPHLRIEKPVVGTPGATLSPGYGCCPDGMSVAEGPHQAGCARSYGGDARNRLGSRAVASTVPKAHWPQAQQNEPSECRGSQFGCCYDNVASAAGPLGEGCVGQPSYAYPVRCLLPSAHGSCTDWAAHWYFIASVGQCNRFWYGGCHGNANNFVSEEECMSSCRRPQLGPHRPEPGASGQSTHRDGGGSSPGGQQEANQHRMEATVQRKPFPSGGRRWQDRQPGQEEAHHTQAFGERPWGQELGPSAPRQGGDAGRPAPPSQSSSYRITLAGSELSPVQVALGQLVRLFCPDDPSLDSQAWWQKDGGPISSDRHKLQPDGSLVISPLRAEDAGTYSCGGTRPGADSQKIQLQITGGDMAVLSEAELRHFPQTRDPAQGRSPQDSSLGGDAEGLGATSSSHPWPTTRLHLDRNQPGVVDAHPGQQIRLICRAEGFPPPAIEWQRDGQPLSSPRHQLQPDGSLVIRHVAVEDGGFYACVAFNGQDRDQRWVRLRVLGELTITGLPSTVTVPEGDTARLLCVVAGENVNIRWSRNGLPVWADGHRVHQSPDGTLLIHNLRARDEGSYTCSAYRGSQAVSRSTEVKVVPPALAAQPRDPSRECIDQPELANCDLILQAQLCGNEYYSSFCCASCSRFQPHAQPIWQQG; encoded by the exons CCCCAAACAAGTGTGAACTGAACTGCATTCCCGAGGGGGAGAGCTTCTACTACAAACACAAGGAGGCCGTGGTAGACGGGACGCCCTGTGAGCCGGGCAAACGGGACGTCTGTGTGGAGGGCAGCTGCCGG GTTGTTGGCTGTGACTACAACCTAGACTCGTCCAAGCAGGAGGACAAGTGTCTGCAGTGTGGGGGTGACGGCACGACCTGCTACCCTGTCACAGGCACCTTTGAGGCCAATGACCTCAGCAGAG GTCATGCCTCAGGGTGGAGGCCAAACCCTTTCCCAGGAGCCCATGGACCACGCTGGTTAGGACCCACTTATCCAGTCTCATCTCATACTGCTGCCACCTGGATGCCCTTCTTGGCCCTTCCCCCAttatcccctccccctcccagtcACTTTGGGTGCCCCAGCCTGCCCCTCACCCTGACCTTTGTAAAGCTGTTTCCTCCTTCAGGAACACTCTTCCCCAAACAGCCCAGCCCTCCCTGTGTCCTACTGGCCTGGCCCTTCCCTGACCCCCTCTGTGCTGCCGGGCACTTAGCATCCTCAGGCAGCTCCTTCCTGTGGCTTGGGTGGTCCCAGAGCATCTCTGCCCCCTCAGGCTACAACCAGATCCTCATAGTTCCCACGGGGGCCACCAGTGTCCTCATTGAGGAGGCAGCTGCCAGCAGGAATTTCCTGG CGGTGAAGAACATCCGTGGACAGTACTACCTCAACGGGCACTGGACGGTCGAAGGTGCACGGGCCCTGCCAGTGGCCAGCACCTTCCTGCACTACGAGCGGGGCGCCGAGGGGGACCTGGCGCCTGAGCGGCTGCACGCGCGCGGTCCCACCTCAGAGCCCCTGGTCATTGAG CTCATCAGCCAAGAGCCCAACCCTGGTGTGCGCTACGAGTACTACCTGCCCTggggcgccccccggcccggcttCAGCTGGAGCCACGGCTCCTGGAGCGACTGCAGCGCTGAGTGTGATGGAG GTCACCAGTCCCGCCTGGTCTTCTGCACCTTCGACAACGAGGCCTACCCTGACCACATGTGCCAGCACCAGCTGCGGCCGGCTGACCGCCGCCCCTGCAGCCCTCACCCTTGCCCGCAGACCAAGCG GACCTCTTACCTGTACCAGCCCAGGGCGTGGTGCCTAGCTGAGGCCCAGCGTGTGTGCGGGAACAG CTGGAAGACGGGGCCCTGGGCGCCCTGCTCAGCCTCTTGCGGAGGCGGCTCCCAGTCCCGTTCTGTCTACTGCGTCTCGTCCAGTGGGGCCGGTGTCCAGGAGGCTGCCGAGGAGGCTGCCGAGGAGGCTGAGTGCGCAGGCCTGCCTGGGAAGCCCCCTGCCACGCAGGCTTGCAATCTGCAGCGCTGTGCAGCCTGGAGTGCGGGGCCCTGGGGAGAG TGCTCTGTCAGCTGCGGTGCAGGGGTCCGGAGGCGGAGCGTCACTTGCCAGGGTGACGAGGGGTCTCTGCTCCATGCCACAGCATGCTCCTTGGAGGACCAGCCCCCACTCACTGAGCCCTGTTTGCATGACGACTGTCCCCCCATCAACGACCAGGCCTGGCACGTAGGCGCCTGGGGTCTCGTGAGTACTGGTTGCCCTCCCCACACCTGCTGCCAGTCCTGGTCCCTGGGGTCTCTGACAG TGCTCCAAGAGTTGCAGCTCGGGCATGCGGAGGCGTCAAGTCCTCTGTACCAAGGGGCCGCCTGGCTACTGCAGGAGCCTGCAGCTGTCCAAGCCCATGGACGTGGAGCCCTGCAACACGCAGCCCTGTCATCTTCCTCCGG AAGTCCCCAGCACGCAGGACATGCACAGCAGCCCCAGGGACTCCTGGATGTCTTTGGGCCCTTGGGAGGCCCCCACCTCAG AATCGAGAAACCAGTGGTGGGCACCCCAGGAGCGACCCTCAGCCCAGG GTACGGGTGCTGCCCTGACGGGATGTCTGTGGCTGAGGGGCCCCATCAGGCTGGCTGTGCAAGGTCTTACGGCGGTGATGCCAGGAACAGGCTGGGGTCAAGAGCAGTGGCTTCCACA GTCCCCAAGGCCCACTGGCCCCAGGCCCAGCAGAATGAGCCTAGTGAGTGCCGGGGCTCCCAGTTTGGCTGTTGCTATGACAACGTGGCCTCGGCAGCTGGCCCGCTTGGGGAAGGCTGTGTGGGCCAGCCCAGCTATG CATACCCCGTGCGGTGCCTCCTGCCCAGCGCCCATGGCTCCTGCACAGACTGGGCTGCCCACTGGTACTTCATTGCTTCCGTGGGCCAGTGTAACCGCTTCTGGTATGGTGGCTGCCATGGCAATGCCAATAACTTTGTCTCGGAGGAGGAGTGCATGAGCAGCTGCCGGAGGCCCCAGCTTGGGCCTCACCGACCTGAGCCTGGAGCCTCTGGCCAGAGCACCCACAGAGATGGTGGTGGCAGCAGTCCTGGAGGTCAGCAGGAAGCCAACCAGCACAGGATGGAGGCCACAGTCCAGAGAAAGCCCTTCCCTTCTGGTGGCCGCCGGTGGCAAGACAGACagcctgggcaggaggaggcccACCACACCCAGGCCTTTGGAGAACGACCCTGGGGCCAGGAGCTTGGGCCCAGTGCCCCTAGGCAGGGCGGAGATGCCGGGCGGCCAGCGCCCCCCTCCCAGAGCTCCTCATACAG GATTACCTTGGCAGGCTCGGAGCTCTCCCCGGTGCAGGTGGCCCTGGGGCAGTTGGTACGGCTCTTCTGCCCAGATGACCCCTCCCTGGATTCCCAGGCCTGGTGGCAGAAAGATGGGGGACCCATCTCCTCTGACAG GCACAAGCTGCAGCCTGATGGCTCCCTGGTCATCAGCCCTCTGCGGGCAGAGGATGCTGGCACCTACAGCTGTGGCGGGACCAGGCCAGGCGCTGACTCTCAGAAGATCCAGCTTCAAATCACAG GGGGTGACATGGCTGTGCTGTCTGAGGCTGAGCTGAGGCACTTCCCTCAGACCAGGGACCCAGCCCAGGGCCGCAGTCCTCAGGACTCCAGCCTAGGGGGGGATGCTGAGGGCCTGGGGGCCACTTCCTCCTCACACCCATGGCCCACAACCAG GCTGCATCTGGACCGGAACCAGCCTGGGGTGGTGGATGCCCATCCAGGCCAGCAGATCCGGTTGATTTGCCGTGCTGAGGGCTTCCCACCCCCAGCCATCGAGTGGCAGAGAGATGGGCAGCCCCTCTCTTCTCCCAG ACACCAGCTGCAACCTGATGGCTCTCTGGTTATCCGCCACGTAGCCGTGGAAGATGGTGGCTTCTATGCCTGTGTTGCTTTCAACGGGCAGGACCGAGACCAGCGATGGGTCCGGCTCAGAGTTCTGG GGGAGCTGACAATCACAGGGCTGCCCTCTACTGTGACAGTGCCGGAGGGTGACACAGCAAGGCTGCTGTGTGTGGTGGCAGGAGAAAATGTGAACATCAGATGGTCCAG GAATGGGCTGCCGGTATGGGCTGATGGCCACCGTGTCCACCAGTCCCCCGATGGCACACTGCTGATCCACAACCTGCGGGCCAGGGATGAGGGCTCCTACACGTGCAGTGCCTACCGTGGAAGCCAGGCAGTCAGCCGCAGTACCGAGGTGAAGGTGGTCCCGCCGG CACTGGCCGCCCAGCCGAGGGACCCTAGCAGGGAGTGCATCGACCAGCCGGAGCTGGCCAACTGTGATTTGATCCTGCAGGCCCAGCTCTGTGGCAATGAATATTACTCCAGCTTCTGCTGTGCCAGCTGTTCCCGTTTCCAGCCTCATGCCCAGCCCATCTGGCAGCAGGGATGA
- the PAPLN gene encoding papilin isoform X11 → MRLLLFVPLLLAPAPGSSAPQLRQQSDTWGLWGNWSPCSRTCGGGVSFRERPCYSQRGDGGSSCVGPARNHRSCRTESCPEGARDFRAEQCAEFDGREFQGRRYRWLPYYRAPNKCELNCIPEGESFYYKHKEAVVDGTPCEPGKRDVCVEGSCRVVGCDYNLDSSKQEDKCLQCGGDGTTCYPVTGTFEANDLSRASSGSSFLWLGWSQSISAPSGYNQILIVPTGATSVLIEEAAASRNFLAVKNIRGQYYLNGHWTVEGARALPVASTFLHYERGAEGDLAPERLHARGPTSEPLVIELISQEPNPGVRYEYYLPWGAPRPGFSWSHGSWSDCSAECDGGHQSRLVFCTFDNEAYPDHMCQHQLRPADRRPCSPHPCPQTKRWKTGPWAPCSASCGGGSQSRSVYCVSSSGAGVQEAAEEAAEEAECAGLPGKPPATQACNLQRCAAWSAGPWGECSVSCGAGVRRRSVTCQGDEGSLLHATACSLEDQPPLTEPCLHDDCPPINDQAWHVGAWGLCSKSCSSGMRRRQVLCTKGPPGYCRSLQLSKPMDVEPCNTQPCHLPPEVPSTQDMHSSPRDSWMSLGPWEAPTSESRNQWWAPQERPSAQGNPRRDPDPHLPALGLAPSLQPSPHRQPLRSGLGPRDCRHSPYGCCPDGHTASLGPEWQGCPGASCQQSRYGCCPDGMSVAEGPHQAGCARSYGGDARNRLGSRAVASTVPKAHWPQAQQNEPSECRGSQFGCCYDNVASAAGPLGEGCVGQPSYAYPVRCLLPSAHGSCTDWAAHWYFIASVGQCNRFWYGGCHGNANNFVSEEECMSSCRRPQLGPHRPEPGASGQSTHRDGGGSSPGGQQEANQHRMEATVQRKPFPSGGRRWQDRQPGQEEAHHTQAFGERPWGQELGPSAPRQGGDAGRPAPPSQSSSYRITLAGSELSPVQVALGQLVRLFCPDDPSLDSQAWWQKDGGPISSDRHKLQPDGSLVISPLRAEDAGTYSCGGTRPGADSQKIQLQITGGDMAVLSEAELRHFPQTRDPAQGRSPQDSSLGGDAEGLGATSSSHPWPTTRLHLDRNQPGVVDAHPGQQIRLICRAEGFPPPAIEWQRDGQPLSSPRHQLQPDGSLVIRHVAVEDGGFYACVAFNGQDRDQRWVRLRVLGELTITGLPSTVTVPEGDTARLLCVVAGENVNIRWSRNGLPVWADGHRVHQSPDGTLLIHNLRARDEGSYTCSAYRGSQAVSRSTEVKVVPPALAAQPRDPSRECIDQPELANCDLILQAQLCGNEYYSSFCCASCSRFQPHAQPIWQQG, encoded by the exons CCCCAAACAAGTGTGAACTGAACTGCATTCCCGAGGGGGAGAGCTTCTACTACAAACACAAGGAGGCCGTGGTAGACGGGACGCCCTGTGAGCCGGGCAAACGGGACGTCTGTGTGGAGGGCAGCTGCCGG GTTGTTGGCTGTGACTACAACCTAGACTCGTCCAAGCAGGAGGACAAGTGTCTGCAGTGTGGGGGTGACGGCACGACCTGCTACCCTGTCACAGGCACCTTTGAGGCCAATGACCTCAGCAGAG CATCCTCAGGCAGCTCCTTCCTGTGGCTTGGGTGGTCCCAGAGCATCTCTGCCCCCTCAGGCTACAACCAGATCCTCATAGTTCCCACGGGGGCCACCAGTGTCCTCATTGAGGAGGCAGCTGCCAGCAGGAATTTCCTGG CGGTGAAGAACATCCGTGGACAGTACTACCTCAACGGGCACTGGACGGTCGAAGGTGCACGGGCCCTGCCAGTGGCCAGCACCTTCCTGCACTACGAGCGGGGCGCCGAGGGGGACCTGGCGCCTGAGCGGCTGCACGCGCGCGGTCCCACCTCAGAGCCCCTGGTCATTGAG CTCATCAGCCAAGAGCCCAACCCTGGTGTGCGCTACGAGTACTACCTGCCCTggggcgccccccggcccggcttCAGCTGGAGCCACGGCTCCTGGAGCGACTGCAGCGCTGAGTGTGATGGAG GTCACCAGTCCCGCCTGGTCTTCTGCACCTTCGACAACGAGGCCTACCCTGACCACATGTGCCAGCACCAGCTGCGGCCGGCTGACCGCCGCCCCTGCAGCCCTCACCCTTGCCCGCAGACCAAGCG CTGGAAGACGGGGCCCTGGGCGCCCTGCTCAGCCTCTTGCGGAGGCGGCTCCCAGTCCCGTTCTGTCTACTGCGTCTCGTCCAGTGGGGCCGGTGTCCAGGAGGCTGCCGAGGAGGCTGCCGAGGAGGCTGAGTGCGCAGGCCTGCCTGGGAAGCCCCCTGCCACGCAGGCTTGCAATCTGCAGCGCTGTGCAGCCTGGAGTGCGGGGCCCTGGGGAGAG TGCTCTGTCAGCTGCGGTGCAGGGGTCCGGAGGCGGAGCGTCACTTGCCAGGGTGACGAGGGGTCTCTGCTCCATGCCACAGCATGCTCCTTGGAGGACCAGCCCCCACTCACTGAGCCCTGTTTGCATGACGACTGTCCCCCCATCAACGACCAGGCCTGGCACGTAGGCGCCTGGGGTCTC TGCTCCAAGAGTTGCAGCTCGGGCATGCGGAGGCGTCAAGTCCTCTGTACCAAGGGGCCGCCTGGCTACTGCAGGAGCCTGCAGCTGTCCAAGCCCATGGACGTGGAGCCCTGCAACACGCAGCCCTGTCATCTTCCTCCGG AAGTCCCCAGCACGCAGGACATGCACAGCAGCCCCAGGGACTCCTGGATGTCTTTGGGCCCTTGGGAGGCCCCCACCTCAG AATCGAGAAACCAGTGGTGGGCACCCCAGGAGCGACCCTCAGCCCAGGGTAACCCCAGAAGAGATCCagacccccacctcccagccctgggcttaGCCCCCTCCCTGCAGCCATCCCCACACCGGCAGCCCCTGCGGTCTGGCCTGGGGCCCCGTGACTGCAGACACAGCCCCTACGGGTGCTGCCCTGATGGCCACACTGCATCTCTTGGGCCAGAGTGGCAAGGCTGCCCTGGGGCCTCTTGTCAGCAGAGCAG GTACGGGTGCTGCCCTGACGGGATGTCTGTGGCTGAGGGGCCCCATCAGGCTGGCTGTGCAAGGTCTTACGGCGGTGATGCCAGGAACAGGCTGGGGTCAAGAGCAGTGGCTTCCACA GTCCCCAAGGCCCACTGGCCCCAGGCCCAGCAGAATGAGCCTAGTGAGTGCCGGGGCTCCCAGTTTGGCTGTTGCTATGACAACGTGGCCTCGGCAGCTGGCCCGCTTGGGGAAGGCTGTGTGGGCCAGCCCAGCTATG CATACCCCGTGCGGTGCCTCCTGCCCAGCGCCCATGGCTCCTGCACAGACTGGGCTGCCCACTGGTACTTCATTGCTTCCGTGGGCCAGTGTAACCGCTTCTGGTATGGTGGCTGCCATGGCAATGCCAATAACTTTGTCTCGGAGGAGGAGTGCATGAGCAGCTGCCGGAGGCCCCAGCTTGGGCCTCACCGACCTGAGCCTGGAGCCTCTGGCCAGAGCACCCACAGAGATGGTGGTGGCAGCAGTCCTGGAGGTCAGCAGGAAGCCAACCAGCACAGGATGGAGGCCACAGTCCAGAGAAAGCCCTTCCCTTCTGGTGGCCGCCGGTGGCAAGACAGACagcctgggcaggaggaggcccACCACACCCAGGCCTTTGGAGAACGACCCTGGGGCCAGGAGCTTGGGCCCAGTGCCCCTAGGCAGGGCGGAGATGCCGGGCGGCCAGCGCCCCCCTCCCAGAGCTCCTCATACAG GATTACCTTGGCAGGCTCGGAGCTCTCCCCGGTGCAGGTGGCCCTGGGGCAGTTGGTACGGCTCTTCTGCCCAGATGACCCCTCCCTGGATTCCCAGGCCTGGTGGCAGAAAGATGGGGGACCCATCTCCTCTGACAG GCACAAGCTGCAGCCTGATGGCTCCCTGGTCATCAGCCCTCTGCGGGCAGAGGATGCTGGCACCTACAGCTGTGGCGGGACCAGGCCAGGCGCTGACTCTCAGAAGATCCAGCTTCAAATCACAG GGGGTGACATGGCTGTGCTGTCTGAGGCTGAGCTGAGGCACTTCCCTCAGACCAGGGACCCAGCCCAGGGCCGCAGTCCTCAGGACTCCAGCCTAGGGGGGGATGCTGAGGGCCTGGGGGCCACTTCCTCCTCACACCCATGGCCCACAACCAG GCTGCATCTGGACCGGAACCAGCCTGGGGTGGTGGATGCCCATCCAGGCCAGCAGATCCGGTTGATTTGCCGTGCTGAGGGCTTCCCACCCCCAGCCATCGAGTGGCAGAGAGATGGGCAGCCCCTCTCTTCTCCCAG ACACCAGCTGCAACCTGATGGCTCTCTGGTTATCCGCCACGTAGCCGTGGAAGATGGTGGCTTCTATGCCTGTGTTGCTTTCAACGGGCAGGACCGAGACCAGCGATGGGTCCGGCTCAGAGTTCTGG GGGAGCTGACAATCACAGGGCTGCCCTCTACTGTGACAGTGCCGGAGGGTGACACAGCAAGGCTGCTGTGTGTGGTGGCAGGAGAAAATGTGAACATCAGATGGTCCAG GAATGGGCTGCCGGTATGGGCTGATGGCCACCGTGTCCACCAGTCCCCCGATGGCACACTGCTGATCCACAACCTGCGGGCCAGGGATGAGGGCTCCTACACGTGCAGTGCCTACCGTGGAAGCCAGGCAGTCAGCCGCAGTACCGAGGTGAAGGTGGTCCCGCCGG CACTGGCCGCCCAGCCGAGGGACCCTAGCAGGGAGTGCATCGACCAGCCGGAGCTGGCCAACTGTGATTTGATCCTGCAGGCCCAGCTCTGTGGCAATGAATATTACTCCAGCTTCTGCTGTGCCAGCTGTTCCCGTTTCCAGCCTCATGCCCAGCCCATCTGGCAGCAGGGATGA